From one bacterium Scap17 genomic stretch:
- a CDS encoding metalloregulator ArsR/SmtB family transcription factor, with protein MAACLTPLQVFKCLAEDTRLTVVQLLAQMEELCVCELIWLLEQRAMPISQPKVSRHLAQLRDAGLLTSQRRGQWVHYRLAPDLPAWCHQILATLCQANAREVSRWVAWLETMPNRPVRCC; from the coding sequence ATGGCGGCCTGCCTGACACCTTTGCAGGTCTTCAAGTGCCTTGCCGAGGATACTCGCCTGACCGTCGTGCAGCTGTTGGCTCAGATGGAAGAGTTGTGTGTCTGCGAGCTCATCTGGCTGTTGGAACAGCGCGCCATGCCCATCTCCCAACCCAAGGTCTCGCGGCATCTCGCCCAGCTGAGAGATGCTGGCCTGCTGACCAGTCAGCGGCGTGGCCAGTGGGTGCACTACCGCCTGGCACCTGATCTACCGGCCTGGTGCCATCAGATTCTCGCGACTCTCTGTCAGGCCAACGCCCGCGAGGTGTCGCGCTGGGTGGCGTGGCTGGAGACGATGCCCAACCGCCCTGTGCGCTGCTGCTGA
- the trxA gene encoding thioredoxin, translating to MADFAQVVDSNYTQEVIESEQPVLVKFWAPWCGPCKMLDPIVESIAEEQGDALKVVAINVDDAPDLAAQNGVRGLPTIALFKSGEKLEALTGVQPKENFDAMISRHA from the coding sequence ATGGCGGATTTCGCACAAGTCGTCGATAGCAACTACACCCAGGAAGTCATCGAGAGCGAGCAGCCGGTACTGGTCAAGTTCTGGGCACCGTGGTGCGGCCCGTGCAAGATGCTCGACCCGATCGTCGAATCCATCGCCGAAGAACAGGGTGATGCTCTCAAGGTCGTTGCCATCAATGTCGATGATGCACCGGACCTCGCCGCCCAGAATGGCGTCCGCGGACTGCCAACCATCGCGCTGTTCAAGTCTGGCGAGAAGCTCGAAGCCCTGACCGGTGTCCAGCCGAAGGAAAACTTCGATGCCATGATCTCGCGTCACGCCTGA